In a single window of the Nocardioides sp. genome:
- a CDS encoding alpha/beta fold hydrolase, which produces MRRLRRILLLLVTLFVVLNLAGGYYYATQINAGALKVDPWTPEAVNEVTNIGANQITIAEGTDDAQNQSLASQGTYGVEWDGGYGQITGAPEIDGKQVTKSFEVLVGTLPEEGTEVSIDLFAFQGTPPEGAELTTYDAPLGETGAVFAPGDQDVWAIFVHGRGGTVAEGYRTMQTTQALGLPTLDIAYRNDQGQPADPSAKYWFGDTEWADLDAAVEHARDEGAKGVVLIGSSMGGAIVASYLRHTEDPDFVRGVVLDSPALSLERTVEYGADQVALPAGLKLPPTITWTAKRIASLRYHVPWQETDYLTDTNWVTAPVLLFHGADDVTVPVATSREFAERAPDVTYVELPDTGHIRAWNTNPDAYDQNLRDFLEPLLSQ; this is translated from the coding sequence ATGAGGCGACTGCGACGCATCCTGCTGCTCTTGGTGACGCTGTTCGTCGTACTCAATCTGGCAGGCGGCTACTACTACGCGACCCAGATCAACGCGGGCGCACTGAAGGTCGACCCCTGGACCCCGGAAGCGGTCAACGAAGTCACGAATATCGGCGCCAACCAGATCACCATCGCCGAAGGCACCGACGACGCGCAGAATCAGAGCCTGGCGAGCCAGGGGACGTACGGCGTCGAGTGGGACGGTGGCTACGGCCAGATCACCGGCGCTCCCGAGATTGACGGCAAGCAGGTCACGAAGAGCTTCGAGGTGCTCGTCGGCACCCTGCCCGAGGAGGGCACAGAGGTGTCGATCGACCTCTTCGCCTTCCAGGGCACGCCGCCCGAGGGTGCCGAACTCACCACGTACGACGCACCGCTCGGCGAGACCGGCGCCGTGTTCGCGCCCGGCGACCAGGACGTCTGGGCGATCTTCGTGCATGGCCGTGGTGGCACTGTGGCGGAGGGCTACCGCACCATGCAGACCACACAGGCGCTTGGCCTGCCGACGCTCGATATCGCCTACCGCAACGACCAGGGCCAGCCAGCGGATCCGAGTGCGAAGTATTGGTTCGGCGACACCGAGTGGGCGGACCTCGACGCAGCGGTCGAGCACGCGCGCGACGAGGGCGCGAAGGGGGTCGTACTCATCGGTTCTTCGATGGGCGGTGCGATCGTGGCGTCCTACCTGCGTCACACCGAGGACCCGGATTTCGTACGCGGTGTGGTCCTCGACTCGCCCGCACTGAGCCTGGAGCGGACGGTGGAGTACGGCGCCGATCAAGTCGCACTGCCCGCCGGACTGAAGCTGCCGCCCACGATCACCTGGACCGCCAAGCGGATCGCGTCGCTGCGCTATCACGTGCCGTGGCAGGAGACCGACTACCTGACCGACACCAACTGGGTGACTGCACCTGTGCTCCTGTTCCACGGCGCCGACGACGTGACCGTGCCGGTGGCGACCAGTCGCGAGTTTGCAGAGCGGGCGCCAGACGTGACGTACGTCGAACTCCCCGACACCGGTCACATCCGAGCGTGGAACACCAACCCGGATGCGTACGACCAGAATCTCCGGGACTTCCTGGAGCCTCTGTTGAGCCAGTGA
- the hutH gene encoding histidine ammonia-lyase, producing MSTDPVAVDVGPLSIADVVRVARDLAPVRLTDDALAAIDRARLVIDELASLPTPAYGVSTGFGALATRHIPVEMRAQLQKSLVRSHAAGSGPEVEREVVRALMLLRLSTLATGRTGVRRETAELMAALLNHQITPVVREYGSLGCSGDLAPLSHCALALMGEGEVRDATGVLMPAASALTAAGLAPVEFAAKEGLALINGTDGMLGMLAMAITDLTMLLRTADIAAAMSVEGQLGTDRVFAAELMAIRPQPGQAVSASNLRALLSGSQIMASHQTGDCNRVQDAYSLRCSPQVHGAARDTVAYAATVAGYELASAVDNPVVMGGFDPMVEEGGARLETTAPVSGGFETVVEEGGARLETTSPVSGGVSVPVEGGFETPAGAGSSTTGSSVSGGVSVPVVMGGFDPVVEEGGARLETTAPVSGGFETPAGAGSSTTGSSVSGGVSVPVSGGFETPAGAGSSTTESSGRVESNGNFHGAPVAYVLDFLAIVAADVASISERRTDRFLDRARNHGLPPFLADDPGVDSGHMIAQYTQAAIVSELKRLAVPASVDSIPSSAMQEDHVSMGWNAARKLRRSVDGLGRVVAIEVLTAARALDLRAPLTPSPATAAVVRLLRAHGIEGPGPDRHLSPEIEAAVGLVQSGEVLAAVQNVIGELA from the coding sequence ATGAGCACTGACCCCGTGGCCGTCGACGTCGGGCCGCTGAGCATCGCAGACGTCGTACGCGTGGCCCGCGACCTGGCTCCCGTACGCCTCACTGACGATGCGCTGGCGGCGATCGATCGGGCCCGTCTGGTGATCGACGAGTTGGCCTCGTTGCCGACCCCGGCCTACGGCGTCTCCACCGGCTTCGGGGCGCTGGCGACCCGGCACATCCCGGTCGAGATGCGCGCGCAGTTGCAGAAGTCGTTGGTCCGCTCACATGCGGCCGGGTCGGGTCCCGAGGTCGAGCGGGAGGTCGTACGCGCCCTGATGCTGCTGCGGCTCTCGACGCTGGCGACGGGGCGTACGGGCGTCCGCCGCGAAACCGCCGAACTCATGGCCGCGCTGCTCAACCACCAGATCACGCCGGTCGTGCGGGAGTACGGCTCGCTCGGCTGCTCCGGTGATCTGGCGCCGCTGTCGCACTGCGCGCTGGCGCTGATGGGGGAGGGCGAGGTACGCGACGCGACGGGCGTATTGATGCCGGCGGCATCGGCCTTGACCGCAGCCGGGTTGGCTCCGGTGGAGTTCGCGGCCAAGGAGGGACTCGCGCTGATCAACGGCACCGACGGGATGCTCGGGATGCTGGCGATGGCGATCACCGACCTGACGATGCTGCTGCGTACGGCCGACATCGCCGCGGCGATGAGTGTCGAGGGACAACTCGGGACCGACCGGGTGTTCGCGGCCGAACTGATGGCGATCCGCCCGCAGCCTGGCCAGGCGGTGTCTGCTTCCAACCTGCGCGCGCTGCTGAGTGGCTCGCAGATCATGGCCTCGCACCAGACCGGCGACTGCAACCGGGTGCAGGATGCGTACTCGCTGCGCTGCTCGCCCCAGGTGCACGGCGCGGCACGCGACACGGTCGCCTATGCCGCGACGGTTGCGGGATATGAACTCGCGAGTGCCGTCGACAACCCGGTGGTGATGGGTGGTTTCGACCCGATGGTTGAGGAGGGCGGAGCCCGTCTCGAAACCACAGCCCCGGTGTCGGGTGGTTTCGAGACGGTGGTTGAGGAGGGCGGAGCCCGTCTCGAAACCACATCCCCGGTGTCGGGTGGTGTGTCGGTCCCGGTGGAAGGTGGTTTCGAGACGCCCGCTGGCGCGGGCTCCTCAACCACCGGTTCTTCGGTCTCGGGTGGTGTGTCGGTCCCGGTGGTGATGGGTGGTTTCGACCCGGTGGTTGAGGAGGGCGGAGCCCGTCTCGAAACCACAGCCCCGGTGTCGGGTGGTTTCGAGACGCCCGCTGGCGCGGGCTCCTCAACCACCGGTTCTTCGGTCTCGGGTGGTGTGTCGGTCCCGGTGTCGGGTGGTTTCGAGACGCCCGCTGGCGCGGGCTCCTCAACCACCGAATCCAGCGGGCGCGTCGAGTCCAACGGGAACTTCCACGGCGCCCCCGTGGCGTACGTCCTCGACTTCCTCGCGATCGTCGCGGCCGACGTCGCCTCGATCAGCGAACGGCGTACGGATCGCTTCCTCGACCGGGCCCGCAACCACGGGTTGCCGCCCTTCCTGGCTGACGACCCGGGGGTCGACAGCGGCCACATGATCGCGCAGTACACCCAGGCCGCGATCGTGTCCGAGCTCAAGCGCCTCGCGGTGCCCGCGAGCGTTGACTCGATCCCGAGCAGCGCGATGCAGGAGGACCACGTCTCGATGGGCTGGAACGCCGCGCGCAAACTGCGGCGCTCGGTCGACGGGCTCGGCCGGGTCGTCGCGATCGAAGTGCTCACCGCCGCCCGTGCCCTCGACCTGCGGGCGCCGTTGACGCCGTCACCCGCGACGGCGGCGGTCGTACGCCTGCTGCGTGCGCACGGCATCGAAGGTCCAGGCCCTGACCGCCACCTCTCGCCCGAGATCGAGGCCGCAGTCGGCCTCGTCCAGTCCGGCGAGGTGCTCGCAGCGGTGCAGAACGTGATCGGAGAGTTGGCGTGA
- a CDS encoding FAD/NAD(P)-binding oxidoreductase has product MPTLLILGGGTAGTMAANLLRKKLDDDWSITVIDQTNEHHYQPGYLFVPFWMEPDRIVKPRDRFLPEGVTYRQQKIERVDPDARVVHLEGGDTTSYDWLIVASGSHPRPDMVPGMADGALWRDRVHEFYTLEGAKALHDKLKSFERGRLLVHVSEMPIKCPVAPLEFAFLVEDHYRKRGIRHLVDITFVTPLDGAFTKPVASSAFGDLLDERSIRLAADFAVERIDNDASTLVAYDGRALPFDLLVTVPPHTGAQFVMDSGLGDPMGWIPVDKHTLRSTQHERIWVLGDASDIPTSKAGSVAHFATELFVDNFVAATQGRDLPHAFDGHANCFLESGRGRALLLDFNYETQPLTGTFPVPGIGPMSLLRNTRRNHLGKLAFEQIYWRMLLPGHRLPVPLNMSMAGKVPAEKG; this is encoded by the coding sequence ATGCCCACTCTGCTGATCCTCGGCGGGGGCACGGCTGGCACCATGGCCGCGAACCTGCTGCGCAAGAAGCTCGATGACGACTGGTCCATCACGGTCATCGATCAGACCAATGAGCACCACTACCAGCCCGGGTATCTCTTCGTGCCCTTCTGGATGGAGCCTGACCGGATCGTCAAGCCGCGTGACCGATTCCTGCCCGAAGGCGTCACCTACCGGCAACAGAAGATCGAGCGCGTGGACCCCGACGCTCGGGTCGTTCATCTCGAGGGCGGCGACACCACGTCGTACGACTGGCTGATCGTGGCCAGCGGCTCGCACCCGCGCCCCGACATGGTGCCGGGCATGGCCGACGGCGCGTTGTGGCGCGATCGGGTGCACGAGTTCTACACCCTCGAAGGCGCCAAGGCACTGCACGACAAACTGAAGAGCTTCGAGCGCGGTCGGCTGCTGGTGCACGTCAGCGAGATGCCGATCAAGTGCCCCGTGGCGCCGCTGGAGTTTGCCTTCCTGGTCGAGGATCACTACCGCAAGCGCGGCATCCGGCACCTCGTCGACATCACCTTCGTCACCCCGCTCGACGGCGCCTTCACCAAGCCGGTCGCCTCCAGCGCCTTCGGTGACCTGCTCGACGAACGCAGCATCCGGCTCGCCGCCGATTTCGCGGTGGAGCGGATCGACAACGACGCCTCCACTCTGGTGGCGTACGACGGCCGCGCCCTCCCCTTCGACCTGCTGGTCACCGTGCCGCCGCACACCGGGGCGCAGTTCGTGATGGATTCCGGCCTGGGCGACCCGATGGGCTGGATCCCGGTCGACAAGCACACCTTGCGTTCGACGCAACACGAGCGGATCTGGGTGTTGGGCGACGCCAGCGACATCCCGACCTCCAAGGCGGGGTCGGTGGCGCACTTCGCGACCGAGTTGTTCGTCGACAACTTCGTCGCCGCGACGCAAGGTCGCGACCTGCCACACGCCTTCGACGGGCACGCCAACTGCTTCTTGGAGTCCGGCCGGGGCAGGGCGCTGTTGCTCGACTTCAACTACGAGACGCAGCCGTTGACCGGCACCTTCCCGGTGCCGGGAATCGGCCCGATGTCGCTGCTTCGCAACACCAGACGCAACCACCTGGGCAAGTTGGCGTTCGAGCAGATCTATTGGCGGATGCTGCTGCCCGGTCACCGGCTCCCGGTGCCGCTGAACATGTCGATGGCCGGCAAGGTCCCGGCCGAGAAGGGATGA
- a CDS encoding GNAT family N-acetyltransferase, producing the protein MPDIRHAILDDAAAWARIVEESSPYLVQDARSTHHEMRTDAPDAVRLVAEVEGQVVALARLRAYEDEEHTSLQLMVLPSARRRGVGRALLDRMLRWAEATHRDTLHAIVEDGEDSRRAAAAWGFELTRTFRMSAVDPRLIPQAATDARVVDLTRIDPREIHALFNAVVSDDPSGLSLQTSYDEWLADWEDPRNRAELSRGVLVDGALVAFTQVGSAGVRAWSNMTGTRPDHRGLGLALLRKQHALNAAANAGIKRCFAGNDGDNAPMVAVNDRLGYRPFANPRLGVRPL; encoded by the coding sequence ATGCCTGACATCCGCCACGCCATTCTCGACGATGCCGCGGCGTGGGCGCGGATCGTCGAGGAGTCGTCTCCCTATCTCGTGCAGGACGCCCGCTCGACCCACCACGAGATGCGTACGGACGCGCCCGATGCCGTACGACTGGTCGCCGAGGTCGAGGGGCAGGTCGTCGCGCTCGCGCGCCTGCGCGCGTACGAGGACGAGGAGCACACGTCGTTGCAGTTGATGGTGTTGCCCTCCGCTCGCCGACGCGGGGTCGGGCGCGCGCTGCTCGACCGGATGCTCCGCTGGGCCGAGGCGACCCATCGCGACACCCTCCACGCGATCGTGGAGGACGGCGAGGACTCGCGACGTGCTGCGGCGGCGTGGGGTTTCGAACTGACTCGCACGTTTCGGATGTCGGCCGTGGATCCGCGTCTCATTCCGCAGGCTGCGACCGACGCTCGGGTCGTCGACCTGACTCGGATCGACCCTCGCGAGATCCACGCGCTCTTCAACGCGGTCGTCTCCGACGATCCCTCCGGCCTCTCGCTGCAGACGTCGTACGACGAGTGGCTCGCCGACTGGGAGGACCCGCGCAACCGTGCCGAACTCAGCCGTGGCGTGCTCGTCGACGGAGCGCTCGTCGCGTTCACCCAGGTCGGCAGCGCAGGCGTACGCGCGTGGTCCAACATGACCGGCACCCGGCCCGACCATCGCGGTTTGGGCCTGGCGCTGCTGCGCAAACAGCACGCGCTCAACGCGGCGGCGAACGCCGGGATCAAGCGCTGCTTCGCCGGCAACGACGGCGACAACGCACCGATGGTCGCGGTCAACGATCGACTCGGCTATCGACCCTTCGCCAACCCGCGGTTGGGCGTACGACCGCTATGA
- the hutU gene encoding urocanate hydratase: MTNPRLPIHAPHGTSLSCGSWQTEAPLRMLMNNLDPDNAERPEDLVVYGGTGKAARNWEAYDALLATLKTLKDEETLLVQSGKPVGVMRTHEWAPRVLIANSNLVGDWANWEEFRRLEDLGLTMYGQMTAGSWIYIGTQGILQGTFETFASIADLRFDGTLAGTITLTAGLGGMGGAQPLAVTMNDGVAICIECDQHRIDRRLETRYLDVQADDLDDALARAVEARDARTPLSIGLLGNAADLVPEILERHHDAVEKGRGLIDIVTDQTSAHDPLFYLPSGVDPDDWAREREEDPRGFTKRAQESMARHVRAMVEFQDAGAEVFDYGNSIRDEARKGGYDRAFEFPGFVPAYIRPLFCEGKGPFRWAALSGDPADIAATDRAIKELFPAEEKPAYARLHKWLDMAAERVQFQGLPARICWLGYGERHRAGLKFNEMVASGELKAPIVIGRDHLDCGSVASPYRETEAMADGSDAIADWAILNALVNTASGATWVSFHHGGGVGIGRSLHAGQVCVADGTDLAAEKIERVLTNDPGMGVIRHVDAGYDRAVEVAQERGVRIPMRSV, encoded by the coding sequence ATGACCAACCCACGCCTACCCATCCACGCCCCGCACGGAACGTCCTTGAGTTGCGGCTCCTGGCAGACCGAAGCGCCGCTGCGGATGTTGATGAACAACCTCGATCCCGACAACGCCGAGCGCCCCGAGGACCTCGTCGTCTATGGCGGCACCGGCAAGGCGGCGCGCAACTGGGAGGCGTACGACGCGCTCCTCGCCACTCTCAAGACGCTGAAGGACGAGGAGACGCTGCTGGTGCAGTCCGGCAAGCCGGTCGGCGTGATGCGTACGCACGAATGGGCGCCCCGCGTGCTGATCGCCAACTCCAATCTGGTCGGGGACTGGGCCAACTGGGAGGAGTTCCGGCGCCTCGAAGACCTGGGGCTGACGATGTACGGCCAGATGACCGCCGGGTCGTGGATCTATATCGGCACCCAGGGGATTTTGCAGGGGACATTCGAAACGTTCGCGTCGATCGCGGATCTGCGGTTCGACGGCACGCTGGCCGGGACGATCACGTTGACGGCAGGCCTCGGCGGGATGGGCGGCGCACAACCGCTCGCGGTCACGATGAACGACGGCGTCGCGATCTGCATCGAATGCGATCAACACCGGATCGACCGGCGGTTGGAGACGCGCTATCTGGACGTGCAGGCCGACGATCTGGACGACGCTCTGGCTCGGGCTGTGGAGGCGCGAGATGCCAGAACCCCTTTGTCCATCGGGCTCCTCGGCAACGCCGCCGACCTCGTGCCCGAGATTCTGGAGCGCCACCACGATGCGGTTGAGAAGGGTCGAGGGTTGATCGACATCGTCACCGACCAGACCTCCGCACATGATCCGCTGTTCTACCTTCCGAGTGGCGTCGACCCCGACGACTGGGCGCGCGAACGCGAGGAGGACCCGCGCGGCTTCACCAAGCGGGCGCAGGAGTCGATGGCCAGGCACGTGCGCGCGATGGTGGAGTTCCAAGACGCGGGTGCGGAGGTCTTCGACTACGGCAACTCGATCCGTGACGAAGCTCGAAAAGGTGGCTACGACCGGGCGTTCGAGTTCCCGGGATTCGTCCCCGCCTACATCCGGCCACTCTTCTGTGAGGGCAAGGGCCCGTTCCGTTGGGCGGCGCTGTCCGGCGACCCGGCCGACATCGCGGCCACCGACCGTGCGATCAAGGAACTGTTCCCGGCCGAGGAGAAGCCGGCGTACGCCCGCCTGCACAAGTGGCTCGACATGGCAGCCGAGCGGGTGCAGTTTCAAGGGCTGCCGGCTCGGATCTGCTGGCTCGGCTATGGCGAACGCCATCGTGCCGGGCTGAAGTTCAACGAGATGGTCGCGTCGGGTGAGTTGAAGGCGCCGATCGTGATCGGGCGCGACCACCTCGACTGCGGCTCGGTGGCCTCTCCCTATCGCGAGACCGAGGCGATGGCCGACGGCTCCGATGCGATCGCCGACTGGGCGATCCTCAACGCGCTGGTCAACACCGCCTCGGGCGCGACCTGGGTGTCGTTCCACCACGGCGGCGGTGTCGGGATCGGGCGGTCCCTGCACGCCGGGCAGGTGTGTGTGGCCGACGGGACCGACCTGGCCGCCGAGAAGATCGAACGGGTGCTGACCAACGACCCCGGCATGGGCGTGATCCGGCACGTCGACGCGGGCTACGACCGCGCGGTCGAGGTCGCGCAGGAGCGAGGCGTACGCATCCCGATGCGAAGCGTGTGA
- a CDS encoding heterodisulfide reductase-related iron-sulfur binding cluster, with protein sequence MKWVLIIALLIHLIALPIVARRLWFLFRLARSAQPAPDRFASAGEGVKSVLTEVFGQRRLLKWTVPGLAHFFTFWAFVILGTVYVEAYGILISRNWSWAIPVIGDWWILGFAQDTIALLVLVSIVVFWWIRMKNAPAKLGRKSRFKGSHEFGAYLVLFFIFCVVWTLFLFRGAAEALDNFHNPGAYVSNGVGALLEGLSPRTLEFLEGGGLILHLLVMLVFLVEVVHSKHLHVLVAPLNVLFKRQPIALGAAKPLMAEGKPVTLDDIEEMHEETTLGVGSIQDFSWKGLLDMYSCTECGRCQSQCPAWNTEKPLSPKLMIMALRDHAYGSGDYLLRDESARESYDGPAREEASRPLVGETEGDPWAPTAGGIIDPDVLWSCVTCGACVQQCPVDIEHVDHIVDMRRYQVLVESNFPAELNQLFKGMESKGNPWNMSASARMDWAKGLDFEVPVVGEDLESLESVDWLFWVGCAGAYEDRAMKTTRAVAELLNIAGVSFGVLGNGETCTGDSARRAGNEFLFQGLAQQNIETFKEYKVKKVVSTCAHCFNTLKNEYKEFGIELEVTHHTQLLNRLVREGKLTPVATGPGAAKRSITYHDPCYIGRHNKVYEPPRELLQVLPGASYVEMERSGERSFCCGAGGARMWMEETIGSRINENRTREAVATGADQIAVGCPFCRVMLSDGLTSEQSAGNAREEVEVLDVAQMLLASVKGVPATRQRAASPAVAPVVEEGEPRLETTAAQPVVEEGEARLETAGGSLFDVAPTEAPVVEEGEARLETTAAPAADLGSGGSLFDVAPAPVVEEGEARLETTGGSLFDVAPTEAPVVEEGEARLETTAKPTADLGSGGSLFDIPTQPAPAPVEDAPAAPVVEEGEARLETQAPAAEQPAQAAESVTPATTIPEGGSLFDIEAPTAPVLDEAPAPVVEEREAHLETTADAPGDQPGDPETILDSEDAPSSPAPATLHSESAEDSKVSPAPASGGYTPATEIPEGVSLFDIQAPEATSAPASGVADQSPTTPMVEEGPTTPVVEEGEARLETTADAPGDQPGDPETILDSEDAPTEPEAAASNDSEPGHTPRKDADISGASSLFDL encoded by the coding sequence GTGAAATGGGTCCTGATCATCGCCCTGCTGATCCACCTGATCGCGCTGCCCATCGTGGCACGCCGACTGTGGTTCCTATTCCGGCTGGCGCGCAGCGCCCAGCCCGCGCCCGACCGCTTCGCCAGCGCGGGCGAGGGCGTGAAGTCGGTATTGACTGAGGTCTTCGGGCAGCGGCGACTGCTGAAGTGGACGGTGCCCGGTCTGGCGCACTTCTTCACGTTCTGGGCGTTCGTGATCCTCGGCACGGTGTACGTCGAGGCGTACGGCATCCTGATCAGCCGCAATTGGTCGTGGGCGATCCCGGTCATCGGCGACTGGTGGATCCTCGGCTTCGCCCAGGACACGATCGCGCTGCTCGTGCTGGTCTCGATCGTGGTGTTCTGGTGGATCCGGATGAAGAACGCCCCGGCCAAACTCGGTCGCAAGTCACGCTTCAAGGGCTCGCACGAGTTCGGCGCGTACCTCGTGCTGTTCTTCATCTTCTGCGTGGTCTGGACGCTGTTCCTCTTCCGCGGTGCTGCCGAGGCGCTGGACAACTTCCACAACCCCGGTGCGTACGTCTCCAACGGCGTCGGCGCCCTGCTTGAGGGCCTCTCCCCCCGCACTTTGGAGTTCCTCGAGGGCGGCGGTCTGATCCTGCACCTGCTGGTGATGCTCGTGTTCCTGGTCGAGGTCGTGCACTCCAAGCACCTGCACGTGCTCGTGGCTCCCCTCAACGTGCTGTTCAAGCGCCAGCCGATCGCGCTCGGTGCCGCCAAGCCGCTGATGGCCGAAGGCAAGCCCGTCACCCTCGACGACATCGAGGAGATGCACGAGGAGACCACGCTGGGCGTCGGGTCGATCCAGGACTTCTCCTGGAAGGGCCTACTCGACATGTACTCCTGCACCGAGTGCGGGCGTTGCCAGAGCCAGTGCCCGGCCTGGAACACCGAGAAGCCGCTGTCGCCCAAGCTGATGATCATGGCGCTGCGCGACCACGCGTACGGCTCTGGCGACTATCTGCTGCGCGACGAATCGGCTCGGGAGTCGTACGACGGTCCGGCCCGCGAGGAGGCTTCACGTCCTCTCGTCGGCGAGACCGAGGGCGACCCGTGGGCGCCGACTGCGGGCGGCATCATCGACCCGGACGTGTTGTGGTCGTGTGTCACCTGTGGCGCGTGCGTGCAACAGTGCCCCGTCGACATCGAGCACGTCGACCACATCGTCGACATGCGGCGCTATCAGGTGCTGGTGGAGTCCAACTTCCCCGCCGAACTCAACCAGCTCTTCAAGGGCATGGAGTCCAAGGGCAACCCGTGGAACATGTCCGCGTCGGCGCGGATGGACTGGGCCAAGGGCCTCGACTTCGAGGTGCCGGTCGTGGGCGAGGACCTCGAGTCGCTCGAGTCCGTCGACTGGCTGTTCTGGGTCGGCTGCGCGGGAGCGTACGAAGACCGCGCCATGAAGACCACGCGCGCCGTCGCAGAACTGCTCAACATCGCCGGCGTCTCCTTCGGTGTGCTCGGGAACGGTGAGACATGTACGGGTGACTCGGCTCGTCGTGCGGGCAACGAGTTCTTGTTCCAGGGACTGGCGCAGCAGAACATCGAGACCTTCAAGGAATACAAGGTCAAGAAGGTCGTCTCGACCTGCGCGCACTGCTTCAACACGCTCAAGAACGAATACAAGGAATTCGGGATCGAGCTCGAAGTCACCCACCACACCCAGTTGCTCAACCGGCTCGTACGCGAGGGCAAGCTGACCCCGGTCGCGACCGGCCCGGGCGCGGCGAAGCGCTCGATCACTTACCACGACCCGTGCTACATCGGCCGCCACAACAAGGTGTACGAGCCCCCGCGCGAACTGCTGCAAGTCTTGCCGGGCGCCTCGTACGTGGAGATGGAGCGCTCTGGTGAGCGGTCCTTCTGCTGCGGCGCCGGCGGTGCGCGGATGTGGATGGAAGAGACCATCGGGTCGCGGATCAACGAGAACCGCACGCGTGAGGCAGTTGCCACCGGTGCCGACCAGATCGCCGTCGGCTGCCCGTTCTGCCGCGTGATGCTGTCGGATGGTCTGACCTCGGAGCAGTCGGCAGGCAACGCCCGCGAAGAGGTCGAGGTGCTCGACGTCGCCCAGATGCTGCTGGCGTCGGTCAAGGGCGTCCCGGCGACGCGCCAGCGCGCCGCGAGCCCCGCCGTTGCCCCGGTGGTTGAGGAGGGTGAACCCCGTCTCGAAACCACTGCCGCTCAACCGGTGGTTGAGGAGGGCGAAGCCCGTCTCGAAACCGCAGGCGGCTCCCTCTTCGACGTGGCGCCGACCGAGGCCCCGGTGGTTGAGGAGGGCGAAGCCCGTCTCGAAACCACTGCCGCACCCGCGGCAGACCTCGGCTCGGGCGGCTCGCTCTTCGACGTGGCCCCAGCGCCGGTGGTTGAGGAGGGCGAAGCCCGTCTCGAAACCACTGGCGGCTCGCTCTTCGACGTCGCCCCGACCGAGGCCCCGGTGGTTGAGGAGGGCGAAGCCCGTCTCGAAACCACTGCCAAGCCCACCGCCGACCTCGGCTCCGGAGGCTCCCTCTTCGACATCCCGACACAGCCGGCCCCTGCCCCGGTCGAGGATGCGCCCGCCGCACCGGTGGTTGAGGAGGGCGAAGCCCGTCTCGAAACCCAGGCTCCGGCTGCTGAGCAGCCGGCCCAAGCCGCCGAGAGCGTGACGCCGGCTACGACCATCCCCGAGGGCGGGTCACTCTTCGACATTGAGGCCCCCACGGCCCCCGTCCTCGACGAGGCCCCGGCTCCGGTGGTTGAGGAGCGCGAAGCCCATCTCGAAACCACCGCCGACGCCCCAGGCGACCAACCCGGGGACCCGGAGACGATCCTCGACTCCGAGGATGCGCCGAGTTCGCCCGCACCGGCCACGCTCCACTCTGAGTCCGCAGAAGACTCAAAGGTGAGCCCAGCCCCAGCGTCGGGTGGTTACACACCGGCGACCGAGATCCCCGAGGGGGTGTCGCTCTTCGACATTCAGGCCCCGGAGGCCACGAGTGCCCCGGCGTCCGGGGTGGCCGACCAGAGCCCCACCACCCCGATGGTTGAGGAGGGCCCCACAACGCCGGTGGTTGAGGAGGGCGAAGCCCGTCTCGAAACCACCGCCGACGCCCCAGGCGACCAGCCCGGCGACCCGGAGACGATCCTGGACTCCGAGGACGCGCCGACCGAGCCAGAGGCAGCCGCGTCGAACGACTCCGAGCCGGGGCACACCCCGCGCAAGGACGCCGACATCTCGGGAGCCAGCTCGCTGTTCGACCTCTGA
- a CDS encoding IclR family transcriptional regulator codes for MTNVPAATRTLRVLRYLARQPDPVPLASIVRACDLPRSTAYHLMTAMVAEGFVTHLAEERRFGLGPAAFEVGSGFARQDHLARIARRHVAALADETHESTHLAVLHGRDVLYVVEERAPGRPPLVTDVGVRLPAHLTATGRAILAHLPAAQVRALFPDSAAFVDRHDRGPRSLSALRRVLTETRARGYASEDGEVTPGLASVAAPVLDHNEHPVAAVAVTFAADQESTSYEKAVARVALALTQRLGGHG; via the coding sequence ATGACCAACGTCCCCGCCGCCACCCGGACCCTGCGTGTCCTGCGCTACCTGGCCCGACAACCCGACCCGGTGCCACTCGCCAGCATCGTGCGCGCCTGCGACCTGCCCCGCTCGACGGCCTATCACCTGATGACGGCGATGGTGGCCGAGGGTTTCGTGACGCATCTGGCCGAGGAGCGACGATTCGGTCTCGGACCGGCCGCATTCGAGGTCGGCTCCGGTTTCGCTCGACAGGACCACCTCGCCCGGATTGCGCGCCGACACGTGGCGGCGTTGGCCGACGAGACCCACGAGAGCACCCACCTGGCCGTGCTGCACGGTCGCGACGTCCTCTACGTCGTCGAGGAGCGGGCGCCGGGCAGGCCGCCGTTGGTCACCGACGTGGGCGTACGCCTGCCCGCGCACCTCACCGCGACCGGCCGAGCGATCCTGGCCCACCTGCCGGCCGCGCAGGTGCGGGCGTTGTTCCCTGACTCCGCGGCCTTCGTGGACCGGCACGACCGGGGACCGCGATCACTCTCGGCGTTGCGCCGGGTGCTGACCGAGACTCGTGCCCGCGGCTACGCGTCCGAAGACGGCGAGGTCACTCCGGGGCTGGCCAGCGTCGCGGCGCCAGTGTTGGACCACAACGAGCATCCCGTGGCCGCGGTCGCGGTGACGTTCGCAGCCGACCAGGAGTCGACGTCGTACGAAAAGGCCGTCGCCCGCGTTGCGCTCGCCCTCACCCAGCGCCTCGGCGGGCACGGCTGA